From the genome of Scleropages formosus chromosome 25, fSclFor1.1, whole genome shotgun sequence:
CATTCCCTtgtgaataataatatattacattGAAGCCATGGCCTTAAGTGTGTGATTCACAGTTATTTTGTTGCCGTCACATCATGGAAGCGTTGATCTCACCTGTGACACACATCTTTTTGTAGCTGCTGACTCACCTGTATGAGGCTGTTTCGtttcatatttataatatatttgtCAGAGCCTCTGAAGCACCTTTGTCTCAAAGTATAAGGTCATATCATACGgtaaatattataatttattcatttagataatTTTTCCACGAAACAACTTACTGTATTAGCTTTGTACACTTagctacttactgtgatttacccaattTATATCATCATCAATGCCTTCCGCTCCCTGGGGCATAAgccaccaacaagggctctccaggcgtcTCTCCAATTTaaatagctgggtcattttaccacaaagtaagtaccttggtcaagagtaccgcagcagggggtggggttcAAATCTAGGTGCTTCTGTTGCAAGGTGAcacctgtaaccactacgccccctgctgccatcATCCACGCCCTTTCTGCTCGTGCACAATGACTGAATCGCAGCATCATCATATACGCTGTTAGTCTGTTGAAACGTACTGCGTTTTGCCACTTTTTACAGCAGCCGTGGCAAATCCCTCCGGTCGTTTTCTAGCAGCTCCTCGTCTCTCTTCCTAGGCGGAACTCAAGTCGAAGAAGGCGGCCGAGTCCCTGAGCTCCTGCGTGGAGAAGTACAACCGTGTGGGCAGCGACTTTGAGCAGAAAATGCTCGAATCGGCGCAGGTGAGAGGCGGGTGTCCCAGGCCCCGGCCAATCGGATCTCGGTAGCGCCTCTTCCCGCATACGGAGCGCGTTCGCGTTTGTGTTGTGGGATGTATATaaagttaatttattctgttgttgTCAGCCAGCGTCGAGTAGGGGAGTACGGGAAGTGTGAACTGTTGCGTCACTcaatttttatttggaaaaaataaataaatgaatgtttatccacattttttaattaatcaaatagacaaaataatacattgtgCACTCATCTGTGTAATtgttaagtaaaataaaaatagggtCTGTGTTCCGGTTGAGTCAGTTGGAGTTTCCAGTGAGATATTGGTTGGCTGCAgcgtccagcagggggcggtgTGGCGCACCCCACGGGTCAGGGCACGTCCGCCTTTCGCGTGCCTTTCCCGACCCCAGGGGTGGTGACTCGGATCAGCAGGTTGGGCATGGAGGTGAAACGGAGGGCCAGTGGCCCCGTCGCCCCATCCCAGCCCGGGATGGGTCATTCCAACTTTAGATTAGCCCGCACGATGTGGGCGTCTCCATGACGACCGTCTCCGTTTCCTGGGAAACCCTTTAACGTAACGCGAAAGCGCCGCTATTTATATGTGACGCGGTGCTAAAAATCCGTCCAGCTGAACGTCCCTCTTATTGCCCTTAAAAcggttattattactataataaaTGGCTCGACCGCTGCGCTTGTCGAGCTGCGCAGACAATGGGCGAGAGGGGAGCGCGGCGTGTCATCAGCTCGCTCCGCCACATCCGTGATTTGTGCCCGGAGAATGAATCCGGAGCCTTTGTTGAGCATCGCCCCTGAAGGCTggtcggggcggggggggggttgcaccACGTGGCTCTTagtatcatcatcattaatTCCTTTCATcgacacttttccccagagcaaCTTCATTTTAGGTTTCCGCacaaattatttacctatttatacaactgggtaatttttactttaccaGTTAagagtaggtaccttgatcaagggattcgaacccaggtctcAGTTTCCAGGCCATGCTTCTAACCATTGCCCCGTGTGTGTGACACATACAGTTAGAATAAGGATAATTTGtttgattaaataaattttaaagtgtTATTTATTCACTCGGGTGCCCTTCGTATAATATTAGATTTTGGTTGAACATCCGAAAATATTTGGCGTCCAAAATATGCGGTAAAAGAGGAAATCGGGAATCGCGGCATGGTGTAAAACGTAAACgttttacactgttttgctGTTCATATTTAGAGGCTGCGCTCATCCGGTCTGTGTCTTTGTCTCTCAGCGAGTGTTTGTTGTTGGTCTTTGCTGAATCGGCGCTGCCGCGCAAACGGGACGAGGCAGCTCCGACACAgctggtgcgtgtgtgtatgcgtgtgtgtgtctgcagaagTTCCAGGACATTGAGGAGACCCACCTGCGGCAGATGAAGCAGCTGATCAAGGCCTACTCGCACTCCATCGAGGACACCCACGTACAGGTGGGACAGGTAGGTCGAGGCCCAGATCGATGGTTTCTCCTCCAGTGCCTGAATTTCAGCCATGATCTTCTGGGTTCTGATGGAACCGCGACACCTCGTGATCTCATGGTACGGTTTTAGGGCTTCGGTACATACCAGCTCGTGGTAAAGGGATGTGACCTTCCAGATTTTGGTTCTTCTCCCCCTTTTGATGAACTGAGGGACGTGGGCATCATGGAACAGAGTGAGCGGAGTGGAGGGTTGTGGAGAACGTGGCGTTTACAGTTTACGATGAAGCGGCGAGTCACCGAGGCTCGTTGACGGGACCTGGCCCGTGCGGAATGCTGGGTGACCTTTAGTAAGCATGGTGGTAATGGTGCTGTGTGTCACGCCAACTGTTCGTGAGGAGGAGGGGCTGTGACTCCAAGCTGAGTCGGCTGGACCTGCGGCGTCTGTTGAGAGAACCCGGGATTTATTTCCCTCCTGACCGCAGGTCCACGAGGAGTTCAAGCAGAATGTGGAGAACATCGGCATTGAGAACCTCATCAAGAAGTTTGCGGAGCAGAAGGGGACGGGCAAGGAGAGGCCAGGTACGGAACGACCCGCACCCATACGGTAGCCTGCGGGTGATctcctggtgtgtgtgcgtgtggacTCAGTCCACTTCTTTCCTGCTAACCACAGCTCCAGTGGGCTTCGAGGACTGTAGCAGCAGTCTGGTGTCAGACGGGGGCAAGAGGGTCCGAAGTAAAGCCTTCCGGATCCCCGGACTGGGCAAGCGGGACAAGGAGCCGGATTCCACGTGAGTGCCGCACGGTTCCTTCGCAAAACCTCGCATACGCACGCACGCGTTTGCTGAACCGCTTACATTTCAACCAAATCCCGCGATCTTCTGGAACTTACTCTAGGTTCGTCCCTGTGTCCTGCATTCATTGTTGTTGTCGTGCTCTCGTTCCAGGGACACCGCAGTTACCGACGCCCCCGTGAGTGCGACGCACAGCAGGGACCGCAGATCTAACCGCACTTGTGGCAGATGGTTGAGGATTAAATAAGATAATAGGAGTGgtggggttgggttgggggggggggggcggcggtggAAGCGTCATGTTGGTGTCACACGTGGTGCGTTGGGCAAGTGGGAAATATGATTAGGAAAACTGCAAGCATACTTCATGTTGACAAGTATAATTTGTGTGTCTCAGAAGTgggattctgtgtgtgtgtgtgtgtgtgtgtgtgtgtgtgagagagagagacacacggTGTGGGGGACATGCTGCAGAGCCTGTCAGGTGACAGGGTGTCTTCCAGGCGTCTGCCTCAGCTATCGGGGCCTTCGGCTGCAGGTGCGATGACAGGTGAGCGTCTGATTAGCGGCCGGCGCTTCAGCCGCCGCGGGCAAAAACGGCGCTCGGCATCTGGCGGGAAGCGAAGACGCGGCGATCCGCCCGTCACGGTGGCGCTAACAAGGGCTCCCAAGCACGTCGCCCCACGCACGTCATCCGCTTATTCCTGGCTCTCGCTCCTCTCATCCGCTGCTTAAATTGAAAACGATGTTCATTGTTACTCGTTGACTCGTTTATGAATCGACTCATTTTGACGGGTGATCCTCGATTTATGACGCGCGCCACTTGCCGCGCCTCGCGCTTACGACGGCCCTCCCGTTAACCTAATCGTGTCGGGTCCCCGCGTTTGATCGTGACATCTAAGAATGACCGCTCGGTCCGTGGTACGATAACGTCGGCTGGCCGCTCTGCCCCCGTTTGTAATTGACCGGGCCCGAGTCCGCATTTGCAAAATTTTAGGCCGGCGATTCCCTCCAAGctactttttatttgaaatgacgAAGCCGGTGAAAATAATGTTCTAGTGgtgctggggggaaaaaagcaaaataaaacattctgatGAAGGtgattcatttcaaaatgaaagtgaTGACAATAATGCAGCATGagaatataaaaaatgtgtgCTGTATACTATTATTCCATATTGGTATTATTTTCGTTTGAATAAGGTGTGAATTtagtgaaaatatatataaagcCATATTATATAATGTAGCATTCCCGCATGTTGTTAGTTTATATATCCATGTGGTTTACGGATATAGTATAATGCAGTTTGTGATTTACGATGCAGTCGTCTTACGATGAGGTCGTTGGAACGGAACCCCGTTgcaagtcgaggaccacctgtaatagTTATTGATCGCAGAACCGCGTGTTTGTTCTTTAATCGCTCTGTTTGAGACGTTGATGCAGAAGGGAAAGTCGACGTCTTGTGACAGCTGGGTTGAGGGCAGCTGTGAGCTCACTGCTGTCATTCGCCCATGTGCAGAACTCTCCGGAGGTGGACGAGGAGGGTTTCGTCATCAGGGCTGATGTCAATCACAATGATATCCTTTCCTCTCACGCTGTGGGCATTTCATTGCGAAACCCCACCACCACAGCGCCTCGCTGTGCCTGGGCTGCGCATTccgacatgggttcgaatccagctcaagGTGTGCCGAGTTACCGCGCTCTCCCGGTGCTCGCGGTGTATAGACGTGCTGGAGAAGATGTGGCGAACGACTCCCACACCCTCTGCTACCATGAACGCCACGCAAGGGAGTTCAGATCTGTACCGGAATGTCTCGTTCTCCTTGACTGCCGATGGTCGCCGTCCTCACGTTGCCCCCAGGACAAGGACGCCAGTTTCTTCTCCAGCGATTCGGACTTCGATGACGACGAGCCCAAGAAGTTCCGTATCCAGATCCGGCCGGTGGGCGCCGGCGCCGGCCGTAGAAACCCGCCGGCTGACGAGCGGGAGCTGAGGGCCACGGTGGGGGCGCTTACGCTGCCCCCCAACAGAGCGGtacgtcgggggggggggggggtgttccacCCAGACCACGTCACTCCTGAGCCTCGATTCGGGTTGGGAtagaaattacattatttacgTTATAGTTTAATTATTCAGATGCTTTTCGCACAACGCGGTCGTTTTAAAACACGCCGATTTCCGGGTTCTGCGTTTCAAGTCGTACCAGTGCCGGAGCGCCAGTGGCTCTGACCCTTCGCTCTCCTGCTTCTTCCAGGTCTCGGTGAAGAGGCACCTTTCCAGTAAGTCCAGCTGACATTTTGTGATGGGTTGTTGCCGATGGCAACCATCTGGCGTGACCTGTGCTGACCCCGCTGTGTGCTGTACCCGTGTCAAACAGAGAACTCCAGCTGCCCGTCTGGCGCGCGCTCAGAGGACGAAGGAGACAGCGCCCTCTTGCGTGGTGAGCGGGCGTCAGTAGGCAAGGGGCAGGGTGGGGGCAAGGTCGCGGGGCGGGGCGACAGGAGAGACGGTCTGTGTGAGCGACAtgtctgactgtgtgtgtttcacagattCATTCGGAGAAGCGGAAGGACTGCGGAGGTCGGTCTCGAGTCCTGACCACAGCAGGTGAGCAAACCTCCCAACGCCAGTCTTTGACTCCGAGTTGAGAGCCACCAAGTGGCTGTGGGACAACAAAACATTTGCagtcttttagctgacactttctcccaagtgacttagtgtatttacagtgatttactttatgcagcagggtaatttacagtatactggaggaattcaggccaagtaccttgatcaacagggctacagcagtaggtgggattcgaaccttcaGCCTTCAGATCcactggtggctctaaccattatgctgccCTATCGTTGCTGCCCTATCGTAAATACCACCATGAATCGGAGAACCCCGAGGGAGGTGGAGAGGTGGTGGTTATGATCCATTTCCTTCTGGTTCTTCTCCAGACTGAGGTCGACGGCTTCGGCCTCCGAGTCGCTCTTCGGCCCTCCGCTGGAATCTGCCCTCAAGTCGAGTCGCTTTGCAGGTACTGTGGTTTTCGCGTCGTTACCATGGCAGCTGCCGGGTGGCATTTCTCTCAGATGAATAATTTCTCTATTCTGACAGATGCTGCCTTCTCATCCAACTCCTCCTCTCCAGAAAATGTGGAGGACTCTGGTCTGGACTCTCCCTCCCATCAGCCCCTGGGGCCATCACCTGAGCCCAATGGCTGGGCCGCCTGGCCGGTGGCCCCCCAGAGCAGAGAGCCGGTCAGCCTGAGTAGACCTTCAGACCCCTTCCTGACAGTATTCCGCGACCCGTCCCCCGCGCGCGTCCCTGTCCAGCCGGATGACCCTGCGGGGATTTGGGCTCCTCCCACCCGCTGCCCGCGCGCTGCGCCCGACATGGACCCCACCTTCCCCAACTTCCCTGCCTTCGGTTGCCCCCTGGCTCCGCCCGAGTTGGAGCCCCCTGTGTGGAGCTGTAAGCACATCCCCCCTGAGGACCCCTTCCTCGCAGCCTTTGAAAGGACTGCTGCCCCCGAGGCGCCACCCGCTTCGGAGCCTTGGGCCCCAGCGCGGCCCCGCCTCAGCCGGGATGGGCGCGGGCTGGACGGACAGGGCGACCCCTTCTCCGTTACCCTCGGTGACGGCAAGGCTCTCGCAGGTTCCTCGTCAACTTCCCAGAAGGACAGGGAGCGGGACAGGGAGCGTAAGAGGAGCATCCCCCTGCTGGACTCCCCCGAAGACCCCTTTGCCATCACTATGATTGGCAGCCCCACGCACCAATCGGCGCTGGCCGCAGCAGTTGCCCAGGGTAACGCccccagcaacagcagcagtaccAGTACCAGGCTGCTTCCCGCCTCTGTCTCCGGCTCCGGTTCCGCCTCGCGGCCCAAAAAGGACCTGGTGCGCTGGAATTCTGTGCATAACCCTTTCAGCGAGTCGCCCTCGCAGCCTGCGACGATGCCCCAAGGGGCGGGAGGCGGGCGGGAGGCGGCGCGGAAACAGCGGGCATCCGAAGGGGAGCCGCGACGGAACGGCGTGCCCCTCACTCGACATTCCGGGCCGCAGGAGGACCTGTGCTTCTCAACCGACAACGACCAGAACTGCCTGAGCCTGGGCATGCAGGTGGCAGCGCCTCGGGGCGGGAGTTCGCAGTGTAAAACAGGTGACCGGACAGGGGGCAGGGGGTACATACAGCCGCATGGAAACGCACTCGTGTGTATCTTTCACTTAGACGGGCTGTCTGCTGaatctcaccccccccccccaaccctctaGGCACACCCCCGGCCGCGAGGCGGGACAGCGCAGAGCTGTTGGCGGTGGCACCGACCCGGCCCTCGCGATCCAAGCGGACCCACGGGGGCCGGCAGGGCGGCTGTGAGCGGGTACGGTACCGCGGTGTTTTTTTTCACGGtgctaaaaaagcaaaataaaacacgcttagaaatgaaaatggaaataatggcGCAGCATGAAACTATATTATTGAGACATGAGTAATGTTTTATACAGTGTAGCATTCACGTACGTTATgtccttatggttcatataataTAGCATAAGGGGGTTTGCGACTAACGACAGTCCACTTAACAACAGGGTCATAGGAATGGACCCACGTCGTGAGTCAAGGACCCCCTGTAATGAAAGTAAAATACGGTAAACTGGTGAGCAGATACAGTGAGGCTGTAAAGAGCAGTGCCTCCGTCAACAAGAGACGGCAGGAGCAGTTTAACCTTCTCCAAAGGTCattgctattatttattcatttagccgatgcttttctccaaatcaacttttactgttaagctacttacatctATTTACGGGTGagcaccttgatcaggggtagtacggcatgaggtgggattcgaacccgagttcTTCGACCGCAAGGCGGTGCATTCAACCGCTCCGCCGCCTGTCGCCGTGTCCCCGACGGTCTCGTGTTTCCTTCCTACGCCATTTGGGCTAAAAGCACGGTGGCTACGGGAGACTCGGAATCGAGTGACCGTGTTGCTCTGCCTATTCCAGTCCAGGTCTTTGTGTTCCTCACCGCTCCCGGGTCCCAGTCCCACCTTGaccacctcctcctcatcctcctccagccccagtGACTGGGGCGGACAGACGTCCACCCCTCGCGCCCCGAGCCCTGCTAGAGGTGGGTATCCAGCCTGTATCTCGGCCGTTccggtgacctttgacccccccCCGATCCTCACACGCAGAGAGGATACCTCATGGTCCTTTGAGACACGAAGACACGCCCCCTTTTGAGTTTCGACTCTCGGATTTATGCTGCAGCCCCCACCAAGCCCGGTGCGCCTGCTTTTTGAAGAGCGGTTAAGGTGCTCAGAATGAGTGGGGTCTCTGGGAACTCTCCTTCCCCCCAGGTCTGTCCCGGGGTCCCAGCCCCATCACCTTGAGCACCCAGGAATCCTGGCCCGTGGCGGCCGCCATCACCGAGTACATCAACGCCTACTTCAAGGGTGGCGAGCACAACCGGTAGGCTAGTCTGCTAGTCTGCGCGCTGCCGTGGGGTCCGCGTGTTCGCCGACGCGGGACGCTTATTCCGGCCCTTCCTGTCCGTGCAGCTGCCTGGTGAAGATCACCGGAGACCTCACCATGTCCTTCCCCGCTGGGATCACCCGCATCTTCACGGCCAATCCCAACGCTCCAGTCCTCAGCTTCCGATTGGTCAACACCGGGCGAGTGGACAGCTTCTTGCCCAATCAGAAGCTGCTGTATAGGTGAGCcgattttattttctgatttttttttttttttttttttttttttaaaccagcagCACCAGTTTATGGGGGGAAAAGATGGAAGTCAAGCACAATAATGTTGAACCTTGAGTAGACAGTGAAGTTTCCAAAAGGTTTGGACTAAGCACGACACGTTGGTAATGTTTTCAGCCGTTTTTCCTGAgatttcaggatttttttttttttctttcaaacaaactgcaaacatcaacaaaaaaagtaataaaaagtaataaaggaGTCCATGCCAGGCAGGGGATTGATGGCACTTCTGAAAGTACCCAACTTGGGCCAAGTGCTGAGATGTGGAAATGTTCCCTTTCCTTCGCAGCGACCCCTCGCAGAGCGATCCCGACACCAGGGACTTCTGGTTCAACATGCAGGCGCTTACCTTCCACCTTCAGCGGGAGGCCGAACTGAACCCTCAGGCCTCCTACTACAACATCGGGCTGCTCAAGTACCAGGTGCCTCTCCGCTCGTGCACGCGGCGCTTTTACGCCACCGTCATTCTATTAACCTCTGAGCGGCACAACGGTGCAGCGGGTGGCGCCGGTGCCTCTCGGCTCCCGGGCTGCGGGTTTGGATGTGGGATCGAATCCGGCTCAGCCCgtgtggaatttgcacgttctccctgtggttgtgggtttcttctaggtgctctggtttcctcccacaatccagctACGTTTCAGGgaaattggtgactctaaattttacatttattcaatctCCAAAGCAAGCTACAATGTTAACCCATTTACATGTGGCAAGTttgtacagccaggtaattttactggagcaattttggagTAAAAGGTGACATTTGAACCTTTAACCCTTCGGTTCAAagactgcagctctaaccacacttACCTGCTGCCACCCTGAATTGCcctctggggtggggggggtttgcAATGTCCAGtgctgccaggataggctctggaccactgtgacccacccctggacaagcagttgttgatgatacATACATGGAAAATCTCCCTCAAAGGTGCCGAGAGGGttacacacacatctgtgttgCTCTTCTGTGTCTGTCTTCTCAATATCATCCCttcctctccacacacaccccCGCAGCTCTCGTCCCAGGACCCCGGGTGCGCCCCGCTGCTGCTGTCGGCGGAGTGCCAGCGCAGCGGCACGGTGACGCGCGTCTCCCTCGACTACCACTGCTGCCCCGTGACGGCCCCTTCCGCCCAGCTCACCAACGTGCAGGTGCTGCTGCCCCTCGACCACACCGCCACGGACCTGCAGTGCCAACCCCCCGCGGCATGGTGAGGGTCCCGAAGACCCCTGGGTTCGGATCGTTAGTGGTTAACTGTCACTCTACCCCACTCGCGTCTCTATTTCCACATCCTCCTTACACCAAGAACAGTCACAGCGGCAGCTCTGTACTTCGGCCAGCTATGAGCACAAATTAAAGTGGTAAAACACCTGGCGGgaatggggagggggtgcggccCAGATGCAAACCGGCACCGGAGATCCGGGGCTCGCCCTTCGCTTCGGGTCCCCGGGCCGAGTCGCACCCCGACAGGACGTTGAAATACGGCGGGCGGTGCGGAGCGACGAGGACGAGATGCTGGGGCGGAACGCCGCCGATGCGCAGCACTTCAGTAATTGAGTTTCAGACCCCCGGGCTCCCGGGTTGTTACGAGAGAGAGGAGCGGCGAGCGAGCCAAGAGCGGGGGAGGGTCGGGGGGTGATGTATTCAAATCGACcgatctggtttcctctcgctgCAGGAACCCCGAGGAAAGGCGTCTGTTATGGAAGCTGTCCAGTCTGTGCCCCACGAACCACAGCAAAGGTCAGACCTGCCTCCTTCCGCACTTCTCCACTCTACCCCACATGGTAAAAATACAGGCTGTATTCCAAGGGAGATGCTCGCGTTGCGAAGGTTGACGTTAGCATACGGCTGCTGGAGGAACAAGG
Proteins encoded in this window:
- the LOC108921456 gene encoding F-BAR domain only protein 1-like gives rise to the protein MAFFKNNFWGEKNAGFDVLYHNMKHGQLATKELAEFVRERAAIEETYSKSMSKLAKMASNGSPLGTFAPMWDVFRVSSDKLALCHLELMRKMNSLIADVNKYGDEQVKVHRKTKEEVVGTLEAVQTLQVQSGQLQKCRETYSGRCAELERLRREGAPQKEMEKAELKSKKAAESLSSCVEKYNRVGSDFEQKMLESAQKFQDIEETHLRQMKQLIKAYSHSIEDTHVQVGQVHEEFKQNVENIGIENLIKKFAEQKGTGKERPAPVGFEDCSSSLVSDGGKRVRSKAFRIPGLGKRDKEPDSTDTAVTDAPNSPEVDEEGFVIRADVNHNGCPQDKDASFFSSDSDFDDDEPKKFRIQIRPVGAGAGRRNPPADERELRATVGALTLPPNRAVSVKRHLSKNSSCPSGARSEDEGDSALLRDSFGEAEGLRRSVSSPDHSRLRSTASASESLFGPPLESALKSSRFADAAFSSNSSSPENVEDSGLDSPSHQPLGPSPEPNGWAAWPVAPQSREPVSLSRPSDPFLTVFRDPSPARVPVQPDDPAGIWAPPTRCPRAAPDMDPTFPNFPAFGCPLAPPELEPPVWSCKHIPPEDPFLAAFERTAAPEAPPASEPWAPARPRLSRDGRGLDGQGDPFSVTLGDGKALAGSSSTSQKDRERDRERKRSIPLLDSPEDPFAITMIGSPTHQSALAAAVAQGNAPSNSSSTSTRLLPASVSGSGSASRPKKDLVRWNSVHNPFSESPSQPATMPQGAGGGREAARKQRASEGEPRRNGVPLTRHSGPQEDLCFSTDNDQNCLSLGMQVAAPRGGSSQCKTGTPPAARRDSAELLAVAPTRPSRSKRTHGGRQGGCERSRSLCSSPLPGPSPTLTTSSSSSSSPSDWGGQTSTPRAPSPARGLSRGPSPITLSTQESWPVAAAITEYINAYFKGGEHNRCLVKITGDLTMSFPAGITRIFTANPNAPVLSFRLVNTGRVDSFLPNQKLLYSDPSQSDPDTRDFWFNMQALTFHLQREAELNPQASYYNIGLLKYQLSSQDPGCAPLLLSAECQRSGTVTRVSLDYHCCPVTAPSAQLTNVQVLLPLDHTATDLQCQPPAAWNPEERRLLWKLSSLCPTNHSKGSGTLCASWQCLEVPRGPPPSLVVQFVGSGASLSGLDVELVGSRYRMSLVKKRFTTGKYMAGCSM